The following coding sequences are from one Verrucosispora sp. WMMD573 window:
- a CDS encoding NYN domain-containing protein, which yields MEHEDRIALFLDYENLALGVRDHHGGAMFDFRPIADALAERGRVVVRRAYADWSYFDEDRRMLTRSHVELIEIPQRMGATRKNAADIKMAVDAIELAFERGYISTFVLCTGDSDFTPLVHKLRELNKQVIGVGVEKSTSALLPPACDEFLYYDRLEGVDILPTRGRRGRPARLPEPEPQPAEQVEIEATPSEEPARDADALAVLVAQTVAGLQGGSGGEVTASRLKRTLLRKDPTFSESDHGFRTFGELLRHLAELRVIELAEGPAKGDPEVSLPEHGDRETAFALLSSVIRDLGGETGEVALSGLKNQLRRVRPDFSEKKLGYRGFLQFCKAAATEGAVGLRWSTEADDYLLTAEPS from the coding sequence GTGGAGCATGAGGACCGGATCGCCCTGTTTCTGGACTACGAGAACCTGGCGCTGGGAGTGCGCGACCACCACGGCGGGGCGATGTTCGACTTCCGACCGATCGCCGACGCGCTGGCCGAGCGCGGCCGGGTGGTGGTGCGTCGGGCGTACGCCGACTGGTCGTACTTCGACGAGGACCGCCGGATGTTGACCCGCTCGCACGTCGAGCTGATCGAGATTCCGCAGCGGATGGGTGCCACCCGCAAGAACGCCGCCGACATCAAGATGGCCGTCGACGCGATCGAGCTGGCCTTCGAACGTGGGTACATCTCGACCTTCGTCCTGTGCACCGGCGACAGCGACTTCACGCCGCTGGTGCACAAGCTCCGCGAACTCAACAAGCAGGTGATCGGTGTGGGGGTCGAGAAGTCCACCTCGGCCCTGCTGCCACCGGCCTGCGACGAGTTCCTCTACTACGACCGGTTGGAGGGCGTCGACATCCTGCCGACGCGGGGGCGGCGGGGCCGTCCGGCCCGGCTGCCCGAGCCGGAGCCGCAGCCCGCCGAGCAGGTGGAGATCGAGGCGACGCCGAGCGAGGAGCCGGCCCGCGACGCCGACGCCCTCGCCGTCCTCGTCGCGCAGACCGTCGCGGGTCTGCAGGGCGGCTCCGGCGGGGAGGTGACCGCCTCGCGGTTGAAGCGGACGCTGTTGCGCAAGGATCCCACCTTCAGCGAGTCCGACCACGGGTTCCGCACCTTCGGTGAACTGCTGCGCCACCTCGCCGAACTGCGTGTGATCGAGCTGGCGGAAGGCCCGGCAAAGGGCGACCCGGAGGTCTCCCTGCCGGAACACGGCGACCGGGAGACGGCGTTCGCGCTGCTCAGCTCCGTCATCCGTGATCTCGGCGGGGAGACCGGGGAGGTGGCCCTGTCCGGCCTGAAGAACCAGCTTCGGCGGGTGCGGCCGGACTTCAGCGAGAAGAAGCTGGGCTACCGGGGCTTTCTGCAGTTCTGCAAGGCCGCCGCCACGGAAGGGGCCGTGGGCCTGCGGTGGAGCACCGAGGCGGACGACTACCTGCTCACCGCCGAGCCGTCCTGA
- a CDS encoding ABC transporter permease encodes MNALVEARRPGLRSLVTLIGCEAKMVVRDTAGLVVPLCLPLLIMLTSASSASRTVVTNGRTALDLYVLPLVFTMVVAIIGIINMPSFLAYYRRSGILRRLGVTPASPAMVLAAQAVVSVLQALVGIAAALVVAFLAFGASPPADLATAAGVVALAMAAMYGTGMIVAAVAPTPNSAVAIGLVGFFVLGAVGGMFGGRDSLPEPLAEIGGWLPFGAAVEALSSAWAGTAVPAANLIGLGTTVVVAAVVAGLLFRWE; translated from the coding sequence ATGAACGCGCTCGTCGAGGCCCGTCGGCCCGGGCTGCGCTCGCTGGTCACCCTGATCGGTTGCGAGGCGAAGATGGTCGTCCGGGACACGGCCGGACTGGTGGTCCCCCTCTGCCTGCCGCTGCTGATCATGTTGACCAGCGCCTCCTCCGCGAGCCGGACCGTCGTCACCAACGGTCGCACCGCGTTGGACCTCTACGTCCTGCCACTCGTGTTCACCATGGTCGTCGCGATCATCGGCATCATCAACATGCCGAGCTTCCTCGCCTACTACCGACGCTCCGGGATCCTCCGCCGGCTCGGGGTCACCCCCGCGTCGCCGGCCATGGTCCTCGCCGCCCAGGCCGTGGTCAGCGTTCTCCAGGCGCTCGTCGGTATCGCGGCCGCTCTGGTCGTGGCGTTCCTGGCCTTCGGCGCCAGCCCGCCCGCCGACCTCGCCACCGCTGCCGGAGTGGTCGCGTTGGCGATGGCCGCGATGTACGGCACCGGCATGATCGTCGCGGCGGTCGCGCCCACCCCCAACTCCGCCGTCGCCATCGGTCTGGTCGGCTTCTTCGTTTTGGGCGCCGTCGGTGGCATGTTCGGCGGTCGCGACTCCCTGCCCGAGCCGCTCGCCGAGATCGGTGGCTGGCTGCCGTTCGGCGCGGCCGTCGAGGCCCTGTCGTCCGCCTGGGCCGGCACCGCGGTACCGGCGGCGAACCTGATCGGCCTCGGCACGACGGTCGTCGTCGCAGCAGTGGTCGCGGGTCTGCTGTTCCGGTGGGAGTGA
- a CDS encoding transporter gives MIANDDLPPEDPAAALRLIDEQRATAARQFEPDPRAYYWPWGLAWLIGFGLHFLHYSPGDASLVEMPSWLPLTTLFVLLAAAGAVTAMAGARAYGQVTGESARRGGWYGWSWGLGFLTLFVLAGRLSDSLPSDLVGLLWSALAVGLTGILHMAGGAIWLDRPLFLLGVWITVVNLLGTIAGPGWHALTVAVAGGGGMLLAGLLGWLRRRGRQ, from the coding sequence GTGATTGCGAACGATGACCTGCCGCCCGAGGACCCGGCTGCCGCCCTGCGACTGATCGACGAGCAGCGGGCGACCGCCGCCCGTCAGTTCGAGCCGGATCCGCGCGCCTACTACTGGCCCTGGGGGCTGGCCTGGCTGATCGGGTTCGGGCTGCACTTTCTCCACTACTCGCCGGGTGACGCGTCCCTGGTCGAGATGCCCTCCTGGCTGCCGCTGACCACGCTGTTCGTCCTGCTGGCCGCCGCCGGCGCCGTGACCGCGATGGCCGGCGCGCGGGCGTACGGGCAGGTGACCGGGGAATCCGCCCGACGCGGCGGCTGGTACGGCTGGTCCTGGGGGCTTGGCTTCCTGACCCTCTTCGTGCTCGCCGGCCGGCTGTCCGACAGCCTGCCGTCGGACCTCGTCGGCCTGCTCTGGTCGGCCCTCGCGGTGGGCCTGACCGGCATCCTGCACATGGCCGGCGGCGCTATCTGGTTGGACCGCCCGTTGTTCCTGCTCGGTGTCTGGATCACCGTGGTCAATCTGCTCGGCACCATCGCCGGCCCCGGCTGGCACGCCCTGACCGTCGCGGTCGCCGGTGGCGGCGGGATGCTGCTCGCCGGACTGCTCGGCTGGCTGCGTCGTCGAGGCCGGCAATGA
- a CDS encoding ABC transporter permease — protein MQYALAHARYQLLELVRTPVAVFGSAFFPAVAMLFFVVPAVGDNAVGATYATAAMVTFAVLSANVFQYGVGVAEDRAQPWDPYLRTLPVGPAPRFAGRVLAGLTLTYLSLLPVVLIAALLTEARTTATGFLLAAATVALVSVPFTLMGLAIGYALPSKAAIVVAQLVFFPLAVGGGLLTAPGQAPAFIEAIAPFLPTRGAVELMWTAVGDFRPAPLSMIMLGVWIVGLAALAGWAYRRDEGRRFS, from the coding sequence GTGCAGTACGCCCTGGCCCATGCCCGCTACCAACTGCTGGAACTCGTCCGGACCCCGGTCGCGGTGTTCGGCAGCGCCTTCTTTCCCGCCGTCGCGATGCTCTTCTTCGTGGTGCCCGCCGTCGGCGACAACGCCGTGGGTGCCACCTATGCCACCGCCGCCATGGTCACCTTCGCGGTGCTCAGCGCGAACGTCTTCCAGTACGGCGTCGGCGTCGCCGAGGACCGGGCCCAGCCCTGGGATCCGTACCTGCGGACCCTGCCGGTCGGGCCGGCCCCGCGGTTCGCCGGCCGGGTGCTGGCCGGCCTGACCCTGACCTACCTGTCGCTGCTGCCGGTGGTGCTCATCGCGGCCCTGCTCACCGAGGCGCGAACCACCGCAACGGGGTTCCTGCTCGCCGCCGCCACCGTCGCGCTGGTGTCGGTGCCGTTCACGCTGATGGGGCTGGCCATCGGGTACGCCCTGCCGAGCAAGGCGGCGATCGTGGTCGCCCAGCTGGTGTTCTTCCCGCTGGCCGTGGGCGGTGGCCTGCTCACCGCACCCGGGCAGGCGCCCGCGTTCATCGAGGCGATCGCGCCGTTCCTGCCGACGCGGGGCGCGGTCGAGTTGATGTGGACGGCAGTGGGCGACTTCCGGCCCGCGCCGCTCTCGATGATCATGCTGGGGGTGTGGATCGTCGGGCTGGCCGCCCTCGCCGGCTGGGCGTACCGGCGCGACGAGGGACGCCGCTTCTCCTGA
- a CDS encoding molybdenum cofactor biosysynthesis protein, with amino-acid sequence MPEIVQLLASPVHRFVGRPADGPGPVAAGELVDEIQIRAELGIVGDRYFGKAAHRQASVTVIAAESLPAGTGLAQVRRNILTRGITVDDLVGSVLVLDSGQGQVRLRANRAAHPCAWMDVTIGPGAWRGLRGRGGVRCTPLTDGILRIGPVDVTVEDDSARPS; translated from the coding sequence ATGCCGGAGATCGTCCAGCTGCTGGCCTCGCCCGTGCACCGGTTCGTCGGTCGGCCTGCGGACGGGCCGGGGCCGGTGGCTGCCGGCGAGCTGGTGGACGAGATCCAAATCCGGGCCGAGCTGGGCATCGTGGGGGACCGGTACTTCGGCAAGGCCGCTCATCGGCAGGCGAGCGTCACCGTCATCGCCGCCGAGTCGCTGCCGGCCGGGACCGGCCTGGCTCAGGTCCGGCGCAACATCCTGACCCGGGGCATCACCGTGGACGACCTGGTCGGCTCGGTGCTGGTGCTCGACTCGGGCCAGGGTCAGGTGCGGCTGCGCGCGAACCGGGCGGCGCACCCCTGCGCCTGGATGGACGTGACCATCGGCCCCGGCGCGTGGCGTGGCCTGCGCGGCAGGGGCGGCGTCCGCTGCACCCCGTTGACCGACGGCATCCTGCGGATCGGGCCGGTCGACGTGACCGTCGAGGACGATTCGGCGCGGCCAAGTTGA
- a CDS encoding histidine kinase, whose product MRRVGTDEWSGLAMLVVAVAVAGPGLFGAIGTTIGRGWWIALFACYLVAMLVSVATRVSRLVRFAAFAASVVAAWALLLTASTLGLLPVLLVLTAAVSVYVVPLPVGLAVVVANTLVITFGAASMTRAPADGVMLLIFYLLIQLATLLSSVTLLREQRMRRELAEAHVELQAASVLLSDSAATAERLRISRELHDLIGHQLTVLTLELETARHLEGPAVRTHLERADQVARELLGDVRTTVGRLRTESPDLEQALRRVTQDLPGLDVTIDVSPAVRVDEDDGAAFVRATQEIVTNTIRHADARTLRISVTGDERGTVLDARDDGRGAPEPTFGNGLRGLGERFAALGGELSVDGGEGFRVTARVPAR is encoded by the coding sequence ATGCGACGGGTCGGGACAGACGAGTGGTCCGGCCTCGCGATGCTCGTGGTGGCGGTCGCCGTCGCTGGTCCCGGCCTCTTCGGCGCCATCGGGACCACGATCGGGCGCGGCTGGTGGATCGCGCTGTTCGCCTGCTACCTGGTCGCCATGCTCGTCTCGGTGGCCACCCGCGTGTCCCGGCTGGTCAGGTTCGCGGCGTTCGCCGCGAGCGTCGTCGCCGCCTGGGCCCTGCTGCTGACCGCATCCACCCTGGGGCTGTTGCCGGTGCTGCTGGTCCTCACCGCGGCGGTGAGCGTCTACGTGGTGCCGCTGCCGGTGGGGCTGGCGGTCGTGGTCGCCAACACACTCGTGATCACCTTCGGCGCGGCGTCGATGACGCGGGCTCCGGCCGACGGTGTCATGCTTCTGATCTTCTACCTGCTCATCCAACTGGCGACGCTGCTCAGCTCGGTCACCCTGCTGCGGGAGCAGCGGATGCGCCGCGAGCTGGCCGAGGCTCATGTCGAGTTGCAGGCGGCCAGCGTCCTGCTGTCGGACTCGGCTGCCACGGCGGAACGGCTGCGCATCTCCCGCGAACTGCACGATCTGATCGGCCATCAGCTGACCGTGCTGACCCTGGAGCTGGAGACCGCCCGCCACCTGGAGGGGCCGGCGGTGCGTACCCACCTTGAGCGGGCCGATCAGGTGGCCCGGGAACTGCTCGGCGACGTGCGGACCACGGTCGGACGGCTGCGCACCGAAAGTCCCGATCTTGAGCAGGCGTTGCGTCGGGTGACGCAGGACCTGCCCGGTCTCGACGTGACCATCGACGTGTCCCCGGCGGTGCGCGTCGACGAGGACGACGGCGCGGCGTTCGTCCGGGCCACTCAGGAGATCGTCACCAACACCATCCGGCACGCCGACGCGCGTACCCTGCGGATCTCGGTGACCGGCGACGAACGGGGGACCGTGCTGGACGCCCGCGACGACGGCCGGGGCGCACCGGAGCCGACGTTCGGCAACGGGCTGCGTGGCCTGGGTGAACGGTTCGCCGCCCTCGGCGGTGAGCTGTCGGTCGACGGAGGCGAAGGGTTCCGGGTGACCGCGCGGGTGCCGGCGCGATGA
- a CDS encoding DinB family protein, which produces MTETGLPAERADLLQALRQHRFLLRNTARELTDQQAAERSTVSELCVGGVIKHVAHTERDWVGFILDGPAAMGSSDDPGANERHTQSFQMLPGETLAGILAAYDEVARRTDELVATLPDLDAGHPLPEAPWFEPGARWSARRVLLHIIAETAQHAGHADIIREGIDGAKSMG; this is translated from the coding sequence ATGACCGAAACCGGGCTGCCAGCCGAGCGTGCCGACCTGCTCCAGGCCCTGCGCCAGCACCGCTTCCTGCTGCGCAACACGGCACGGGAGCTGACCGACCAGCAGGCCGCCGAGCGCAGCACGGTGAGCGAGCTGTGTGTGGGCGGCGTGATCAAGCATGTCGCGCACACCGAACGCGACTGGGTCGGCTTCATCCTCGATGGTCCGGCGGCGATGGGCAGCTCCGACGACCCGGGCGCCAACGAGCGTCACACGCAGTCGTTCCAGATGCTGCCGGGAGAGACCCTGGCCGGCATCCTGGCGGCCTACGACGAGGTGGCGCGCCGCACCGACGAACTCGTCGCCACCCTGCCCGACCTCGACGCCGGTCACCCGCTGCCGGAGGCCCCCTGGTTCGAGCCGGGTGCCCGCTGGTCGGCCCGCCGGGTGCTGCTGCACATCATCGCGGAGACAGCCCAGCACGCCGGGCACGCCGACATCATCCGCGAGGGCATCGACGGCGCTAAGTCGATGGGCTGA
- a CDS encoding ABC transporter ATP-binding protein: MHSTEPAILAEHLAKSYRDTRAVVDVSLRVEVGETVGVVGANGAGKTTTVEMIAGLRVPEQGRVRVLGLDPRRDRARLRQILGVQLQQAQLHHALRVTELVDLYRSFYPDPRSTEELLDLVELTEQRRTSFDKLSGGQQQRLSIALAIAGRPRVVILDELTTGLDPTARRRMWGTVERLSSEGVSVLLVSHAMEEVERLCDRVVVLDAGRVVALDSPAGLITRAGTATLDDAFVALTGRQLAEEPA; the protein is encoded by the coding sequence ATGCACAGCACCGAACCGGCGATCCTCGCCGAGCACCTCGCCAAGAGCTACCGCGATACGAGGGCGGTCGTCGATGTGAGTCTGCGGGTCGAGGTCGGTGAGACGGTCGGTGTGGTCGGTGCCAACGGCGCGGGCAAGACGACGACCGTCGAGATGATCGCCGGGTTACGCGTACCCGAACAGGGGCGGGTACGCGTACTCGGTCTCGATCCGCGCCGGGACCGGGCGCGGCTGCGACAGATCCTCGGCGTGCAGTTGCAGCAGGCCCAGCTGCACCACGCGCTCCGGGTCACCGAGCTGGTCGACCTCTACCGCAGCTTCTACCCCGATCCCCGGTCCACCGAGGAACTGCTGGACCTCGTCGAGCTGACCGAACAGCGCCGGACCAGCTTCGACAAGCTCTCCGGCGGGCAACAGCAGCGGCTCTCCATCGCCCTCGCCATCGCCGGACGACCCCGCGTGGTGATCCTCGACGAACTGACCACCGGGCTCGACCCGACGGCACGACGCCGGATGTGGGGCACGGTCGAGCGACTCAGCTCCGAAGGGGTGAGCGTGCTGCTCGTCAGTCACGCCATGGAGGAGGTCGAGCGGCTCTGCGACCGGGTCGTGGTGCTCGACGCCGGCCGGGTCGTCGCGCTCGACAGCCCGGCGGGCCTGATCACACGCGCCGGGACCGCCACCCTCGACGACGCGTTCGTCGCCCTCACCGGCCGGCAGTTGGCGGAGGAGCCCGCATGA
- a CDS encoding glycoside hydrolase family 18 protein — MRSSRPRRLTALVALTTLLVTAAPPNSAHASGKPGRSDGYHRVGYFTQWGIYGRAFPVKKLDTSGAASRLTHVNYAFGNVSEDGRCQVDGGPGEGDAWADYQRPVPAEESVDGFADAWGEPLNGNFGQLAKLKAKHPELKVMISLGGWSWSTYFSNAARTDAARRAFVSSCIDLYLRGNLPILDGGSGGPGAAAGVFDGIDLDWEWPNWPGEPGNVIRPEDRENFTKLLAEFRRQLDAYGRQTRRHHPLTAFLPANPAAMDAGYEGRKIFKYLDFATVQGYDFHGTWEAVTNQQSALRVPKGAPDDPDFSVEVAIDGWIARGAPRHKLVLGIPYYGQGWTGVTGDGNGLFQAATGPAPATHAAGFEDYKQLKNLARDGFTVHRDLRAGHAWLFDGTTFWTYDDPVVVLQKTLYVRRAGLGGAMIWSLDGDDDRATLTRTISLGLTTR, encoded by the coding sequence ATGCGATCATCACGTCCCCGCCGTCTCACCGCCCTCGTCGCCCTGACCACCCTGCTCGTCACCGCCGCGCCACCGAACTCCGCCCACGCCAGCGGCAAGCCGGGCCGCAGCGACGGCTACCACCGGGTCGGCTACTTCACCCAGTGGGGCATCTACGGCCGGGCGTTCCCGGTCAAGAAACTCGACACCTCCGGCGCGGCGAGCCGCCTCACCCACGTCAACTACGCATTCGGCAACGTCAGCGAGGACGGACGGTGCCAGGTGGACGGTGGTCCGGGCGAGGGCGACGCCTGGGCCGACTACCAGCGTCCCGTCCCGGCGGAGGAGAGCGTGGACGGTTTCGCCGACGCCTGGGGCGAACCACTCAACGGCAACTTCGGCCAGTTGGCCAAGCTGAAGGCCAAGCACCCCGAGCTGAAGGTGATGATCTCGCTGGGCGGGTGGAGCTGGTCCACGTACTTCTCCAACGCCGCCCGCACCGACGCCGCCCGTCGGGCCTTCGTCTCCTCCTGCATCGACCTCTACCTCAGGGGAAACCTGCCGATCCTGGACGGCGGCAGCGGCGGTCCCGGTGCCGCCGCCGGGGTGTTCGACGGCATCGACCTGGACTGGGAGTGGCCCAACTGGCCGGGTGAGCCCGGCAACGTCATCCGCCCCGAGGACCGGGAGAACTTCACCAAACTGCTCGCCGAGTTCCGCCGGCAGCTCGACGCGTACGGCCGGCAGACGCGGCGGCATCACCCACTGACCGCCTTCCTCCCGGCCAACCCGGCCGCCATGGACGCCGGCTACGAGGGACGCAAGATCTTCAAGTACCTCGACTTCGCCACCGTGCAGGGCTACGACTTCCACGGCACCTGGGAAGCGGTGACCAATCAGCAGTCGGCGCTGCGCGTACCCAAGGGCGCGCCGGACGACCCGGACTTCTCGGTCGAGGTGGCGATCGACGGCTGGATCGCCCGTGGGGCACCCCGGCACAAGCTGGTCCTCGGCATCCCCTACTACGGGCAGGGCTGGACCGGCGTCACCGGCGACGGCAACGGGCTGTTCCAGGCGGCCACCGGGCCCGCGCCGGCCACCCACGCCGCCGGGTTCGAGGACTACAAGCAGCTCAAGAACCTCGCCCGGGACGGCTTCACCGTCCACCGCGACCTGCGCGCCGGGCACGCCTGGCTGTTCGACGGCACGACCTTCTGGACGTACGACGATCCGGTGGTGGTGCTGCAGAAGACGCTCTACGTCCGCCGGGCCGGCCTGGGCGGGGCGATGATCTGGTCGCTCGACGGCGACGACGACCGCGCAACCCTGACCAGGACGATCAGCCTGGGACTCACCACCCGATAG
- a CDS encoding transcriptional regulator: protein MIELDPVIHAQARLRVVASLSALPDCDQVAFPRLQEILGMTAGNLSVHLRRLEEAGYVAVTKTHRGRTPVTLIALTRRGRLAFEEYTEAIRALLASADAKETS, encoded by the coding sequence ATGATCGAACTCGATCCGGTCATCCACGCCCAGGCCCGGCTGCGGGTGGTCGCCTCCCTGTCCGCCCTGCCCGACTGTGATCAGGTGGCCTTTCCGCGCCTGCAGGAGATCCTCGGGATGACCGCCGGGAACCTCTCGGTGCACCTGCGGCGGCTGGAGGAAGCCGGGTACGTCGCCGTCACCAAGACCCACCGGGGTCGTACCCCGGTCACCCTGATCGCTCTCACCCGTCGCGGTCGCCTGGCCTTCGAGGAGTACACGGAGGCCATCCGGGCACTGCTCGCATCCGCCGATGCCAAGGAGACATCATGA
- a CDS encoding response regulator transcription factor, whose amino-acid sequence MTRVVVVDDQTLIRQGIRGLLEVAGIDVVGEADDGRAALPVVARTAPDVILLDLRMPRFDGIWALERLRADGVDIPVLVLTTFDDDELVLAALRAGARGYLLKDVTLEQLTRAIRTLAGGGTLIAPSITDRMLRAIRSGPSPAGPQAPPVQRLTEREQEVLRLVAHGYSNREIADGLFLAEGTVKNHVSTILTKLGARDRTNAVLRALHEGILG is encoded by the coding sequence ATGACCCGGGTGGTGGTGGTCGACGACCAGACCCTGATCCGGCAGGGCATCCGTGGACTGCTTGAGGTCGCCGGAATCGACGTGGTCGGCGAGGCCGACGACGGCCGGGCCGCGCTCCCGGTCGTCGCGCGTACCGCCCCCGACGTGATCCTGCTCGACCTGCGGATGCCCCGCTTCGACGGCATCTGGGCGCTGGAACGGCTGCGTGCGGACGGCGTCGACATCCCGGTGCTGGTGCTGACCACGTTCGACGACGACGAACTCGTGCTGGCGGCGTTGCGCGCGGGCGCCCGGGGCTATCTGCTGAAGGACGTCACGCTGGAACAGCTCACCCGGGCCATCCGCACGCTCGCCGGCGGTGGCACGCTCATCGCTCCGTCGATCACCGACCGGATGCTGCGGGCGATCCGCTCCGGGCCGTCCCCGGCCGGACCGCAGGCGCCGCCGGTGCAGCGCCTCACCGAACGCGAGCAGGAGGTGTTGCGGCTCGTGGCGCACGGCTACAGCAACCGGGAGATCGCCGACGGGTTGTTCCTCGCCGAAGGCACCGTCAAGAACCACGTCTCCACGATCCTGACCAAGCTCGGCGCGCGGGACCGCACGAACGCCGTGCTCCGCGCGCTGCACGAGGGCATTCTCGGTTGA
- a CDS encoding cellulose binding domain-containing protein: protein MLRTLGVVLTAVTLAAVAGVTAAGAADAPAAQTPVPLWTPSPSPTPSPTPTPTPTVACPPALPISAMITGVTATTVTISYSLMFSGPPCGYELPMTVLLFTSRDDAANWRNPVAEAVTGLERNGQVTLDGLTPDTEYWFRFSDVEARRDPYVIGGPARTEPLSPCGATATIDARWGSGFVATVTVRNTGSEPLDGWLVRWRWSGDERIQSVWGGVPDSSAADVTVRNASYNGTVAPGGTTTFGLLASASTVPQGITLTCAS, encoded by the coding sequence ATGCTACGTACGCTCGGCGTGGTGCTGACCGCCGTGACCCTGGCCGCAGTCGCCGGGGTCACGGCGGCCGGTGCCGCCGACGCCCCGGCCGCCCAGACCCCGGTGCCCCTGTGGACCCCGAGCCCGAGTCCGACCCCAAGCCCGACCCCGACACCTACCCCGACGGTGGCCTGCCCGCCGGCACTGCCGATCAGCGCCATGATCACCGGGGTGACCGCCACCACCGTCACGATCAGCTACTCCCTGATGTTCAGTGGCCCACCCTGCGGCTACGAACTGCCGATGACCGTCCTGCTCTTCACCAGCCGTGACGACGCGGCGAACTGGCGGAATCCGGTAGCCGAGGCGGTCACCGGGCTGGAGCGCAACGGGCAGGTGACGCTCGACGGGCTGACCCCGGACACCGAATACTGGTTCCGGTTCAGCGACGTCGAGGCCCGGCGTGATCCGTATGTGATCGGTGGACCGGCGCGAACGGAGCCGTTGTCCCCCTGCGGCGCGACGGCCACTATCGACGCCCGGTGGGGCAGTGGTTTCGTCGCCACGGTCACCGTACGCAACACCGGCAGCGAACCGCTGGACGGTTGGCTCGTCCGGTGGCGGTGGTCCGGTGACGAGCGGATCCAATCGGTCTGGGGTGGGGTGCCCGACAGTTCGGCCGCCGACGTCACGGTCCGCAACGCCTCGTACAACGGCACCGTCGCGCCGGGCGGTACCACCACGTTCGGGCTGCTCGCCTCGGCCAGCACGGTGCCGCAGGGGATCACGTTGACCTGCGCAAGCTGA
- a CDS encoding ABC transporter ATP-binding protein yields the protein MILARAEQATRRYGDVLALDRVDLDVPAGELVGLLGPNGAGKSTLLNLLVGLRRPTGGRVLLFGGDPRDPGCRRWVGVTPQETGLPGSLRVGEVVDFVGAHFPDPVPRAELLGRFGLADLTRRQTGGLSGGQRRRLAVALAFVGRPRLVLLDEPTTGLDVEARHALWDAIRAFHADGGTVLLTSHYLEEIEALAQRVVVIGQGRVLADDSVAAIRGVVGLRRVSLTTDELPTLPDVVRVERDRERIHLLTGDADQLVRDLVNAGVAFRDLEVRPTSLEEAFLTITAESRPADADVPTTA from the coding sequence ATGATCCTCGCCCGGGCCGAGCAGGCCACCCGACGCTACGGCGACGTCCTGGCCCTGGACCGGGTCGACCTGGACGTGCCGGCCGGCGAACTGGTCGGCCTCCTCGGGCCGAACGGCGCCGGCAAGAGCACCCTGCTCAACCTGCTCGTCGGGCTGCGTCGCCCCACCGGTGGCCGGGTCCTGCTCTTCGGCGGCGATCCCCGCGACCCCGGGTGCCGCCGCTGGGTCGGGGTCACTCCGCAGGAGACCGGGCTGCCCGGTTCGCTACGCGTCGGCGAGGTGGTCGACTTCGTCGGTGCGCACTTTCCCGACCCGGTGCCACGGGCCGAGCTGCTCGGCCGGTTCGGTCTGGCCGACCTGACTCGGCGGCAGACCGGTGGGCTGTCCGGGGGACAGCGGCGGCGGCTGGCGGTGGCGCTGGCCTTCGTCGGTCGGCCCCGGCTGGTCCTGCTCGACGAGCCGACCACCGGCCTCGACGTCGAGGCCCGGCACGCGCTGTGGGACGCCATCCGCGCCTTCCACGCCGACGGCGGTACGGTCCTGCTCACCAGCCACTACCTGGAGGAGATCGAGGCACTGGCCCAGCGGGTGGTGGTCATCGGGCAGGGGCGGGTGCTCGCCGACGACAGCGTCGCCGCGATCCGCGGCGTGGTCGGCCTGCGCCGGGTCAGCCTGACCACCGACGAGCTGCCGACCCTGCCGGACGTGGTCCGGGTGGAACGGGACCGGGAGCGGATCCACCTGCTCACCGGCGACGCCGACCAACTGGTCCGCGATCTGGTCAACGCCGGTGTTGCCTTTCGCGATCTGGAGGTCCGACCCACCTCGCTGGAGGAGGCGTTCCTCACCATCACCGCCGAGAGCCGGCCGGCGGACGCCGACGTACCGACCACCGCCTGA